Proteins encoded in a region of the Vicia villosa cultivar HV-30 ecotype Madison, WI linkage group LG5, Vvil1.0, whole genome shotgun sequence genome:
- the LOC131607385 gene encoding uncharacterized protein LOC131607385 gives MAFSSSFHERLEQMDRTRIQRLSLLQAEKDLQAHKSRILAAKLANIRAMEQRCLLFDRKIASQNFNILSLKSQIENLEAKYDSLSQELRSMQNEVEELEELCKTKDEFYEAKTMEMKEFKEMAYNFVVKCELEVQSLRNEVNELKSSFMDLKGNKRNSCNSEIAAAEARRMRLLAEKENVCRNVDSNQQLKAQLQKQLQSIL, from the exons ATGGCGTTTTCTTCATCATTCCATGAACGACTCGAACAAATGGACCGTACTCGAATTCAACGTCTCTCCTTACTCCAG GCTGAGAAAGATTTGCAAGCTCACAAATCTCGTATTCTAGCCGCAAAGCTTGCAAATATCAGAGCCATGGAACAGAGGTGCTTGCTGTTTGATCGTAAAATAGCGTCGCAGAATTTCAATATTCTGTCTCTTAAATCTCAAATTGAGAATCTCGAAGCCAAATATGATTCCCTCTCGCAAGAACTTAG GTCAATGCAGAACGAGGTGGAGGAGCTTGAAGAGTTGTGCAAAACGAAAGATgaattttatgaagcaaagacgATGGAAATGAAGGAATTCAAGGAAATGGCTTATAACTTTGTAGTGAAATGTGAATTGGAAGTTCAGAGTTTGAGGAATGAAGTCAATGAG cTGAAGTCTTCTTTCATGGATCTTAAAGGCAACAAAAGGAACTCATGTAATTCGGAGATAGCTGCTGCTGAAGCGAGAAGGATGAGATTATTGGCCGAGAAGGAAAATGTATGTAGAAATGTTGATTCTAACCAACAATTAAAAGCACAGTTGCAAAAGCAGCTTCAGAGTATTCTGTGA